A single Arachidicoccus sp. BS20 DNA region contains:
- a CDS encoding RagB/SusD family nutrient uptake outer membrane protein — protein MKKVKNIFLIIVVVMSCASCKKYLDIVPDDVATIDMAFDNRNDALNYLYTCYSYMQSQETLYANPGFTTSGEIIDNTLGAGDYIFSNPAIWRYLRGIQTADAPVYDNFENLYKAIRKCNTFLENVDKPVDLTQGEKDRWIGEVLFLKAYYYFLLLRQYGPVPIVKENMPINTPTDEAKIPRAPSDSVFSYVVQLLDSAAAVLPPTISAVAEYGRATSIMALALKAKALVTQASPLFNGDPNEAKLKGSDGEQLFPATADPNKWKIAAAACKAAVDAAHQNGIYLYYSNPTSVVPNAIRQQFSIQDPITGPQSLQIPENIWPGNVAVTSGLQAAWMPDLPGTYVSGGADEGTTQLAVPEAIAELFYTNNGVPINEDKNYDYNNRYSITAAPSDNITKYQVHAGYNTIKLHLNREPRFYADLAFDGGVWYGFGVTDTTKLQYQNALTPTYGNNLTGYWPKKLTPYTTSGLSSNLVYSTYYPPVMRLSDLYLLYAEASNEANGPTADAYAYVDSVRVRAGLQGVVESWSQYSNNPNKPLSQSGLRSIIHQERRIELCFEGEIGWDLRRWKEYVPLFAGQSVRGWSGFVHVTTPQQYYQFFVAFVPYMSTKDYFWPINTNTLINDNQLVQNIGW, from the coding sequence ATGAAAAAAGTAAAGAATATATTTTTAATTATAGTGGTGGTAATGTCCTGTGCTTCATGTAAAAAGTACCTGGATATTGTTCCGGACGATGTTGCTACCATAGATATGGCATTTGATAACAGAAATGATGCCTTAAATTATCTGTATACCTGTTACAGTTATATGCAGTCGCAGGAAACATTATATGCAAATCCCGGATTTACAACTTCAGGAGAAATTATAGACAATACCTTAGGTGCCGGCGATTATATTTTCAGCAACCCTGCAATATGGCGTTATCTGCGTGGCATACAAACGGCGGATGCTCCCGTGTATGACAATTTTGAGAACCTTTATAAAGCCATCCGTAAATGCAATACTTTTCTTGAGAATGTTGACAAGCCGGTAGATCTTACCCAAGGCGAGAAAGACAGATGGATAGGTGAAGTCCTTTTCTTGAAAGCCTATTATTATTTTCTGTTGCTGCGTCAATACGGACCTGTGCCTATTGTAAAAGAAAATATGCCCATCAACACTCCGACGGATGAGGCAAAAATCCCCAGAGCACCATCGGATAGCGTGTTCAGTTATGTAGTTCAATTATTGGATAGTGCAGCAGCCGTGTTGCCGCCGACTATATCTGCCGTAGCAGAATACGGCAGGGCTACCAGTATTATGGCACTTGCCTTGAAAGCAAAAGCATTGGTAACACAGGCAAGCCCCCTATTTAATGGCGATCCGAATGAAGCAAAGCTAAAAGGATCCGACGGCGAACAACTTTTCCCCGCGACAGCCGACCCGAATAAATGGAAGATTGCAGCAGCAGCATGCAAAGCTGCGGTAGATGCTGCCCATCAAAATGGTATTTATCTCTATTACAGCAATCCCACATCGGTTGTTCCCAACGCAATAAGGCAACAGTTCTCGATACAAGACCCTATTACCGGACCTCAGTCTTTGCAGATACCTGAAAATATCTGGCCCGGCAATGTAGCCGTAACAAGTGGCCTGCAGGCAGCCTGGATGCCTGATTTGCCGGGAACTTATGTTTCAGGGGGAGCAGATGAAGGAACTACGCAGTTGGCAGTACCCGAGGCAATAGCAGAATTATTCTACACAAACAACGGTGTTCCTATCAACGAAGACAAAAATTATGATTATAACAACAGGTATTCAATCACGGCAGCACCGAGTGATAACATTACCAAATACCAGGTACACGCCGGCTATAACACTATAAAATTGCATTTAAACCGCGAGCCGAGATTTTATGCCGATCTTGCTTTTGATGGAGGAGTATGGTACGGTTTCGGCGTAACGGATACTACGAAGCTCCAGTATCAAAATGCGCTTACTCCCACTTATGGCAATAATCTTACCGGCTATTGGCCCAAGAAACTGACTCCTTATACCACTTCCGGTCTGTCTTCCAACCTTGTATATTCTACCTATTACCCGCCGGTAATGAGGTTGTCGGATTTATATCTTTTATATGCAGAAGCATCAAATGAAGCGAATGGTCCTACCGCAGATGCCTACGCTTATGTCGATTCCGTACGTGTACGCGCAGGTTTACAAGGCGTGGTTGAATCCTGGTCGCAATATTCCAATAATCCCAATAAGCCACTCTCTCAGTCCGGCTTACGATCAATTATTCATCAGGAAAGAAGAATTGAACTGTGCTTCGAAGGCGAAATCGGTTGGGACTTACGCCGGTGGAAGGAATACGTGCCATTGTTTGCAGGGCAGTCTGTCCGAGGATGGAGCGGTTTTGTACATGTTACTACACCGCAGCAGTATTATCAGTTTTTTGTTGCTTTTGTCCCTTATATGTCTACAAAGGATTATTTCTGGCCCATTAATACCAATACTTTGATTAACGATAACCAATTAGTTCAAAATATCGGTTGGTAA